GTGTGAATCTACTTCGCGCTGCATTTAGGTTTTGTGGGCGCACATAAATTTCACTTGCGACCATATCATTTGCCGCGGCAATGGTGCCATGAATGCTAGCCAATGAAGCTTCGTAGCTATCGGTTTTGAGATTGACAAAGCGAGGCAATACCGTCACCGCCAAAATAGCTAACACGATGACCACTAAAACTAATTCAATCAGTGTGAACCCAAATTTCAATTTCATGGGTGGGTCAGTGCGCAACAGAACATCTAATAAGCGTATGAGTAAAGCGTACTTTTGCGAGTAATGTTGTTAAGAATGTGATGAAGATGCCAAGGAAAGAAAGCATCGACCAGAATTGATTTTCAGACATAAAAAAGCCACCGCTAAGGTGGCTTTTAAAAACAATCAGTTACAGCTTATGACAATTGAGTTGCTGCTTTCATCGATGAAATGTATTGCGCCATATTTTCAAGTAACGCCTTGCCATCATCCACATTGTGCTCAATCACTTTGACCACTGAAGAGCCAGCAATAGCACCCGCTGCGCCCGATTCGATTGCTTCTTTCACTTGTTCTGGGCGTGAAATACCGAAACCTAGTAGTGGAGGGGGCGCATCGTACTGCTTTAAGCGGTCGAGTAACGCAGTAATCGGCATGCCTGCTTCCGTTTCAGCCCCTGTAACGCCTGCGCGACTCAGCAAATAGGTATAGCCGCTACCTAAACGTGCCAGTTCAGCCATCGCGGCGTCATCTGCATTTGGAGGCGCGATGAAAATAGCATCCACGTTGTTCGCTTTAGCGGCATCAGCAAACGGAGCACTCATTTCAATGGGGACATCAGCAACCAATACTGAATCGACACCAGCTTGCGCACATTGCTGATAAAAACTGTCGATACCACGAGCAAACACCAAGTTAGCGTACATCAGCAGGCCAATGGGTAATTCGGGAAATTCAGCTCGAATTTTTTCAATAATGTCGAAACAAACTTTGGGCGTGGTGCCGCTGTCCAGAGCTCGAATGGTTGCGCCTTGAATCGTTGGACCGTCGGCCAAAGGATCAGAAAAAGGAATGCCCAACTCAATGGCATCTGCACCGCTAGTGACTAACGTGCGAATGATGTCCAAACTTAATTCTGGATTTGGGTCGCCAATGGTAACGAAAGGAACAAAAGCGCCTTGGTTTTTGGCGTTTAAACGTTTGAACATGTCTTCATAACGATTGCTCATGACATGACTCCTTTTTCTTTCAAAATCTCATGAACGGTAAAAATGTCTTTATCGCCACGCCCTGACAAGTTCACCACAAGCAATTGTTCTTTCTCTGGGTTCTCTCGTGCGTTGCGCAGTGCATAAGCCAGTGCATGCGAAGACTCAAGCGCAGGAATAATGCCTTCGTGGCGCGCAAGTTCTTGGAATGCATCCAATGCTTCGTCGTCGGTTACCGAATCATATTCAGCACGGCCTATCGAATTCAAATACGCATGCTGTGGCCCCACTGATGGAAAATCAAGACCGGCAGACACTGAGTAAGACTCTTGGACTTGCCCGTCACTGTCTTGCATTAGCGGTGCGCGCATACCAAAGAAAATGCCGTCTTTGGCATGCTTCAAAGGCGCACCATGCTCGCCCGATTCGATGCCGTGTCCGGCAGGCTCTACACCAATCAAACGCACCTCTTCATTGGGAATAAAATCAGCAAACATACCAATGGCATTTGAACCACCGCCCACGCAAGCAATGACCGCATCAGGCAATCGCCCTTCAGCTTGCATAATCTGTTGTTTGGTCTCTTCGCCAATCATCTTTTGAAATTCGCGAACGATGGTTGGGAACGGGTGAGGGCCCGCAGCAGTACCGAGCAGGTAGTGCGCTTTTTCATAACTTGCAGACCAATCTCGAAGAGCCTCATTACAGGCATCTTTAAGCGTTGACGAACCAGAGTGAACTGGAATAACTTCGGCGCCCATAAGCTGCATACGAAACACATTAGGGCTTTGGCGCTCAATGTCTTTCGCACCCATGTACACTTTACATTTCATGCCCATCAATGCGCAGGCTAAAGCAGTGGCCACACCATGTTGACCTGCGCCAGTTTCTGCAATAATTTCATGTTTGCCCATGCGTTTTGCCAACAATACTTGGCCCAACACTTGGTTGGTTTTATGTGCGCCACCATGCAGTAAATCTTCGCGCTTTAAGTACAGTGTTGTTTTCGTGCCTGTGGTCAGGTTGCGGCAACGCGTGAGCGCCGTTGGGCGGCCAGCATACTCTTTTAATAACGACATGAATTCGTCATGGAATGCCGGATCGCTTTGCGCGTCTACAAACGCTTTTTCAAGCTGTTTTAATGCCGGCATTAAGATTTGCGGCACATACATACCGCCATATTGGCCGAAAAACGGGTCGAGTAAGGTTGTCATTGATGCAATCCTTAATAGTGTCTAAGCGCTTCAAATGCGCTAGAAATCTTGTGATGATCTTTAATGCCAGGTGTTGATTCAACACCTGAATTGAAATCGAGGCCAGCGCTATTTAGCGCCGCGGCTTGTGCTGCATTGTCTGGATTCAATCCCCCAGCAATCATGATATTCGACAGATCGATACCTTTGAGCAGTGACCAGTCGAACTGTGTTCCTGTACCACCCGTTTGTTGACCAATACGGCTATCGAGCAGGTGACGATCAACCTGTGCGATGTTCAGATCAGGAATACTGTCGGTAACGCCGTGGGCTTTCCATAATTCAATGTTTTGACCGACCCGATCTCGCAATTGTGCAATGTATTGAGCCGATTCGCTGCCGTGAAGTTGAATGGCTGACAGGCCTAATTCAAGTGCTAGGTTGGCAACCGTGTTGATATCTTCATTGACAAACACGCCCACGTATTTGAGCGCAGCACCCGCCATCACATCTTTGGCTTGTGCCGCTGAAATGTAGCGCGGTGATTTTTCGGCAAAAATAAGGCCGCCAAACTCCGCCCCAGCCCCTTGCGCAGCAAGAGCATCTTCAGCGCGAGTGAGGCCGCAAACTTTATGTGAACCGATAATAAGTTGGCGTGCAGCAATCGATACATCCGATTGAGACATCAACGAGCTGCCCACCAAAAATGCGTCAGCAACACGCGATAATTCACGGACTTGTTGATGCAGATTAATACCGCTTTCAGAAACGATAATGCGGTCGCTTGGAATTTGTTCACCCAATTCATAGGTGCGATTTAAATCGATGCTTAAATCTCGTAGGTTGCGATTGTTAATCCCAATGACTTTTGCGTTCAGCGCAATAGCGCGTTCCAATTCATCTTGCGTTGAAACTTCAGTAAGTACGCCCATGCCAAGCGAGTGTGCCACGTCTGCCAACGAATTGTATTCGTCATCGGTGAGCACCGACAACATCAACAATGTAGCATCTGCACCGTGCAAGCGACCCAAATAAATTTGATAAGGGTCTATGACAAAATCCTTCAGGATCACCGGCTGAGTGACTTGATCGCGCACTTGTTTTAGATACGCCATACAGCCTTGAAAATACTGAGTGTCGGTGAGACAAGAAATAGCGCTGGCCCAGGGTAAATAAGCCTGAGCAATTTCATCCAAATTAAACGGCTCGCGGATCAAACCTTTTGATGGAGAGGCTTTTTTACATTCTAAAATGAACGCCGGCTTGATGGCACGAAGCGCAGTGTAAAAATCCCGATCGGACGTGCCGACTTCCTCACGAAACGTGCTTAAAGGGCGTTCGGCCTTGAGGTGGACAAGAGTGTCGCGTTTGTCATCAACGATCTTGCCTAAAATAGTGTCTTCGAGCATTACTCGGACTCTCCTGCGTCGCTGTTGCTGACGGCACATAAGGTCGCCAGTGTTTCAATTGCTGCTCCCGATGCCAAGACATCAAGCGCTTGAGATGTGCCGTCAATCAAGGATTCAGCCTTGCCAGTGAGATACAAAACAGCCCCTACATTGACAGCAATCGCTGCATTGTGTGCGGAGGTGCCGTTTCCGGCCAAAATAGCGGCGGCTATCTCAGCATTTTCTTCGGGGGTACCCCCGACCAAATCTTCCACTGGGTATTGTTCCACACCAAAATCAGCGGGCGTTACCGTTTTCAGCGTAATCTCACTCTGATTCACTTCTGCAATTTGAGTGGGGCCATGTAATGCAATTTCGTCTAGGCCTGAACCATGAACCACAAATGCACGGGTGACGCCTAATTGCACCAAGGCTTTAGCGATGGGTTCAAGCAACTCCGGAGCGTACACGCCCAATAACATCACATCTGGGCTGGCTGGGTTAATAAGCGGCCCAAGAACATTGAAAATAGTGCGTGATTTTAAAGCCCCTCGGACTGGCATCGCATGGCGAATGCCGGAATGATACTCGGGCGCAAAAATGAAACATGCATTGCTTTGTTCAAGCGCTTGGGCGGCTGTATTGGGTGACATGCTAATGTTTACGCCAAGCGTGCGAAGTAGATCAGCCGAACCGGATTTAGAAGACACACTCCGGTTACCGTGCTTACATACGGTGACGCCAGCAGCAGC
This genomic window from Echinimonas agarilytica contains:
- the trpD gene encoding anthranilate phosphoribosyltransferase, coding for MSMNQFYESLCAGQSLTTEQSRELFAEIVGGEVDPILMAGLLTALKIKGETPDEIAGAAQALRHAAKEFPRPAGQVVDIVGTGGDGLNTINISSTSVLVAAAAGVTVCKHGNRSVSSKSGSADLLRTLGVNISMSPNTAAQALEQSNACFIFAPEYHSGIRHAMPVRGALKSRTIFNVLGPLINPASPDVMLLGVYAPELLEPIAKALVQLGVTRAFVVHGSGLDEIALHGPTQIAEVNQSEITLKTVTPADFGVEQYPVEDLVGGTPEENAEIAAAILAGNGTSAHNAAIAVNVGAVLYLTGKAESLIDGTSQALDVLASGAAIETLATLCAVSNSDAGESE
- the trpA gene encoding tryptophan synthase subunit alpha, whose translation is MSNRYEDMFKRLNAKNQGAFVPFVTIGDPNPELSLDIIRTLVTSGADAIELGIPFSDPLADGPTIQGATIRALDSGTTPKVCFDIIEKIRAEFPELPIGLLMYANLVFARGIDSFYQQCAQAGVDSVLVADVPIEMSAPFADAAKANNVDAIFIAPPNADDAAMAELARLGSGYTYLLSRAGVTGAETEAGMPITALLDRLKQYDAPPPLLGFGISRPEQVKEAIESGAAGAIAGSSVVKVIEHNVDDGKALLENMAQYISSMKAATQLS
- the trpB gene encoding tryptophan synthase subunit beta, which encodes MTTLLDPFFGQYGGMYVPQILMPALKQLEKAFVDAQSDPAFHDEFMSLLKEYAGRPTALTRCRNLTTGTKTTLYLKREDLLHGGAHKTNQVLGQVLLAKRMGKHEIIAETGAGQHGVATALACALMGMKCKVYMGAKDIERQSPNVFRMQLMGAEVIPVHSGSSTLKDACNEALRDWSASYEKAHYLLGTAAGPHPFPTIVREFQKMIGEETKQQIMQAEGRLPDAVIACVGGGSNAIGMFADFIPNEEVRLIGVEPAGHGIESGEHGAPLKHAKDGIFFGMRAPLMQDSDGQVQESYSVSAGLDFPSVGPQHAYLNSIGRAEYDSVTDDEALDAFQELARHEGIIPALESSHALAYALRNARENPEKEQLLVVNLSGRGDKDIFTVHEILKEKGVMS
- the trpCF gene encoding bifunctional indole-3-glycerol-phosphate synthase TrpC/phosphoribosylanthranilate isomerase TrpF, giving the protein MLEDTILGKIVDDKRDTLVHLKAERPLSTFREEVGTSDRDFYTALRAIKPAFILECKKASPSKGLIREPFNLDEIAQAYLPWASAISCLTDTQYFQGCMAYLKQVRDQVTQPVILKDFVIDPYQIYLGRLHGADATLLMLSVLTDDEYNSLADVAHSLGMGVLTEVSTQDELERAIALNAKVIGINNRNLRDLSIDLNRTYELGEQIPSDRIIVSESGINLHQQVRELSRVADAFLVGSSLMSQSDVSIAARQLIIGSHKVCGLTRAEDALAAQGAGAEFGGLIFAEKSPRYISAAQAKDVMAGAALKYVGVFVNEDINTVANLALELGLSAIQLHGSESAQYIAQLRDRVGQNIELWKAHGVTDSIPDLNIAQVDRHLLDSRIGQQTGGTGTQFDWSLLKGIDLSNIMIAGGLNPDNAAQAAALNSAGLDFNSGVESTPGIKDHHKISSAFEALRHY